Part of the Lotus japonicus ecotype B-129 chromosome 6, LjGifu_v1.2 genome, AATGGTCAATAAAGTTTATGGGGGTGGTGTCACTTCCCGAAGATGACAAAACCTTAAGGGGGTAGATGAGGCACCTTTCTATCACCAAGAACTTGAAACAATATCACACTTGCTGTTATTTCGTGCCACTACTCGCCATGCCTGGTTTGCCGCTCCAATTTCTAACAGAATCTCTGATGACGAGGGACTTTCCTTTGTTAATTGAGTTACAGGTTGGTTGGACATAAATGATGGAGCAGTACTGGATATTGATTCCCCAAATATATGCTCATCACCTGCCTTTGTAGAGACCACATGCTTCAAATGGGCTATGGAGCTAGCTCACGAGTTATGCTTTAAGCATGCTGCCATTGAGATAGATTGTCCCTTGCTATACAAGATCTCTGAACACCCAAGTTGAACAACCTCTCTTACACATCTTCGTTGGTTTAAAGTTTTTCTTCTCGTAGTTTGGTTTATGTGTGCATTATGCTAGAAAAGTTTTTCATTCCaagttttatattttgattGAGGATTTCCCCATACATGTTCCCACTTTTTACTTCTATGTACGTTCCCTTGgattggttttaaaaaaaagtatttacaactcaaaataatcaaatataaaacattggtaaaatattaattttagtaaAGTTGTGAACTTGTGATCGTAattgaataaaatgaaataGAGACCAATAATCCCAAAAATTCAAGTTATTGGGTAAGGTTCAAATGAatgatattttatattatattctaacacgtcTCTTCGAGTTTGAAGTGTGAACAATGCATAGACCCTCCTACCTTGTACTTATATTCAACTTTTTTATGAGTAGAATTGAAGGCGGCTGCGATCAAATTCTATACCGTGTGAACATACCCTCCTACCATGCATAGACCCTCCTAACTTAGATATTTTTCATTGTAATAAAAAATTTACGCCTTAATCATTGATagtctgataccatgtcaaataatTTATTGATTAACATAAACTTGGTAAAGTAATTTTTTTCATGTAACAGTAAAATGTGGCAATTCTGTGAATATACACGttgctattttttttggtacataacaacttaaagaaaagcaaaaagaaCCACACACTAGCGCCTCATAAAGAGAGTGCCACGGTACTCAGCCGCAAGCAGAGGAGCTGCTTCTGTCGGAGGAGAATCCAAACAACGCATCTGACAAGTCCCTCGAGCACCATCCTTAGCCAAAAAATCCGCAATCGTGATGCCCTCACGAAGAATTTGATCAAACCTCACGACCCAATCCTTACTCAGCAGCTCGCGAACCAAGCCAAAAACAGCAGCATAAGCATGAAACCTCCCACACCCATGCTCCAAGAGCGATAGGGCATCCCGCGAGTCGGAGAAGACAACAATCCCGACGGAACCCACGCTCCCAACTAAGGCGAATCCCATAACATACACATTGCTATTAAAGATAAAATacacaaaaataacaaaaagagcatttaaataaaatataaaatataaaatataaattctaAAATCTCTTATAAAAATGTGCCCTGTTTCTGCTAAACCCTGTTTCTCCCTTCAAAGCTCACAGTCGCACCCTCCCATGGAGCCCTTCTAGAgaaacaaggaagaagaagaagaagaaaacctcCTTCACTCTTTTCATCGTTTCCCATACCATGCTTCTTCGTCATCCTCACACTCTGTTCCCCTTATTCACCTCTTCAAAGCTCGCCACCACCATGACAACCCAAACCCTCTTCCACACCATTCCCTTCTCCAACCTCCGCAACAACCTCTCACTCTTGCCGCTACGCCACTCCCGGAGAGCCTTCTTCACCGTCTTCTGCTCCAAACCCGTCTCAAAGCACCTTCCTTCACCGCTCAGAACCAACGGCTATGCTGGAGCTTCTTATTCCACTGTCCCTAGACCAGGTGAGTGACCCTTTTGTACTGAAGGCGGAATAGCCTTTGATTTTTACCAAGCTGGAATCTTTTTGTGTGActggttttgttttgtgaagCTCGTTTGGAGAACCCTGAGGATAGTAGTGTGCACATGAAATTTGAGGCtttgaagaagaagctgaaggttGTTGGAATAGAAACTGAGACATGTTTACCTGGGCAGCACAACCACTTGACTTGTCCAGAGGTTTTTTTTAACTccctcatttttttattttttttagttttcttcAAAGATGAATGCTTTTTGGACATTTGAAACTTATCAAATTGAAGTTATCAAGTGTAGTTTCTTTGTGCATTGGAAGGTGCTGCACTTGTGTCATCGTGTGTGAGTCTTTCTCCCCAAACCACTGTTTTACCTGACCATCATAACTAAGGCCCCGTTTcgaagagcttatttgaactTATCTGATAGCCTAAGcgcttatgccagtgtttgggagatcttatttattttcataagctactcaagaTAGCTTTTGAAAAATATCTTATGCTGGTATatagtttattttcaatttatttcaataacttttttaaaatagcttatgaataagcgcgcttaattaagctgttttgcCAAAAGGGACCTAAGTTCAGCTGGCTTGGCTTGGCTGCCGGCATTTGGCTTTGGAATGAAATTTTTGATTCATCTCCTATTGTCGCGCTTCAATTATTGTATACTGTATTTTGATTCATACTAAGACCTGAAGAACTGTGTCTTTGTTTGGCCGTGTCTTGGGCTGGGAGTAGTGTGAACTTTTGGTTATAGAAGACTGATATCTTAAGTATGGAATAGATTGGATTTAAAAAATTTGGCTTGATTTGAAGGGGTAACTTTAATTTCAGTTAAGGGAGTAGTTTATGCTCTTATAAATGGCTGTCTTCAAGCTATTGAAGTAAAGagtgtttattatttatttcaaaccAATGCCTCACACTTGGATGTTCTATTGGTTGATgaatttctttttcttggtttttttaAATCTCTATTTACTTTGGGCTTGTAGGTCCACGCAATGAGAGTAGTTGTTTCTCTATGCATGGATCCCATTTCATAAATCTCATTGGGATTTGAATGTGTTTTTTGTGAACAGTTTTGTATGCACCCTTTAATATTTCTTTTGTTGTTAGTGCCTAGGTGGTAACTCAGCAGAAAAGAGCTTATCTCTGTACATTGCGCCGGACTGGTATGTTACTTATCTCATTCTATTTTTAGTGGGTAATGCTTGTACAATGATTTAATTATGGCAATTTTTGAGTTTTAGGGATTCTGCTGTATGGGTGTGCTTTCGTGGAACGTGTGGCTGGACAGGAAGCACACAGGTTAgatatttttcattttgaagCATGTTATGGTTTGCTTAATACAGTCGGATGTTTTAATCAGttcatttttcttccttctATTGTAGGGCTTTGCAGGTAGCAGTTCCTATCCTACAAAAAAGGGTCAAGTAATTCCGGTTAAGAAAAAAAGAGCACTTAAAGAGGAGGATTTGGAGCTAGAACCACTTTGTAGTGAGGTCATTAAATTTTACCTTGCCTGTTTTTTCCCAGTGCTTTATGAACTACCAATGTCGTATTTATTGATCCCTGAGGATGCTCACTTCCATTGCTTGATATCCTATTTGTACTGCTTAATGCACATTTCTCTTATTTAAGAAATAAAGGTTGACTTTTCGAGGCAGCTAGCTCTTCCCCCTCCCCCCTTCCCTGCCAGTATGATTTCATGAACAGTTGGCCTtttattgaaattgaaatttattTTCCTGCCATTTATTTTCCTTTGGTCTTTTAATCATATTCTTTCCTTGATCAAATTACTTGGTTACTTCCATTACACTGTGTTTGTGTTATGCCTATGAGTGATTTACCAATTTTTCATTATTGAATAACTTCCAAAAGAAACCAAGAATCTTTAACACCTACTTTGCAAATCAAATGCATGAAGTTTTGATTGAAAGATATATTGAGCGTTACCTGTAGTGTAGATAGTGTTATTTGAAATATGGATGCTTCTCCCACCACTTTCTACATTGAGGTTACTTGGCTTCTATTGAATAAGCATTTTTGTATATgagaaatgaataaaaaaattcatttattctCTAGTGCTGGGACATTTTCTCAGAATaaacaaaaattcaaacaaaCATTTAGTGATTAGAATTGATACCTGATATATATCTTGCTTTGTATGTTTTATTGATCGTCATTTAGTTCATGAATTGTATTAATGATAAGTTTGATAATATATTTGTTCATTTGAAAGCAATGTAGTAAATACAATTTTGTTTGCCCTATTTCAGCTGGTCGCATATTTTTCAGAGCGCTTGATAACGAAGGAGACTCTGCAGAGAAATGATGTCAAGCAGAGAAAATATGGTGATCAGGTAAACTTAGCCACTGAATCATAAGCTTAATCGAGTTGCATATAAAATTACATTTTAAGAAAACTATGATCCGTAAACACGGTACATTTGTGTTTGTGGTACTTTTATCAAGACAGGACAGATTGTGTGTATACTTTCTAAATGATAAAAGACATACGAATACAATATTCTGAATGTGGACATGTATCTTCCATGTATTAGTAGTTCCTCTGTATTCCGTCTTTGGATTAGTTGGTTTCTTTCGTTGAAAGAGAGATTAGAGAGCGAAATTCGAGGTCTTTTTGGTTTTATTTACGAGAAAATGTCCCGTGGCATATATGTACTAATCTTGAATTTGTTATATGACTGATATCAGTTACGTCTTCTACAAGCTGAATAGCTGATTGAAAAGGCCATGTTAAATAGtatgaattttattatttaatattgacTTAACAGTTTAAGCATCATGTTGTTCAACGCCTTGATCAATAGGCAAGGATTGTCATTACTCATTGTTACTCTTCAACGAAGATGATACTTTGAAAGTTCAACTAGATCTGAATGTAATATTTGAATATTTACTCTCTTAATGTGGCTAGTGCCCCATCCTTGCCCTTTTACTTTACATGTGACTGACTTGTGTTACTAATTATTTCTATAACATGTTTGGTAGATTGTTATTGCATTCCCATATCATCGGAATGGAACGCTTGTTAGTTGCAAGTATCGAGACATCAACAAGATCTTTTGGCAGGTATAAGCAGTTGCTGATTCTATACATATTTAAACTGAGTGTTTGGATTGATATGTTGAGAATTAAATAGTGTAAAAATTCAGTGATCGAAAACATATGCACCTTTTTTTAGAGTATAATAAAATGACAAACATGTTTCGTTACTACTCTAACAAGAACATAGCAGTTTCCTGTTACGAGTGTTATTGTTGTTGCCTTTGAATTATTGGCATGTGGGCTGATCTTACACTGATACTCTCTTGTAACCTCAATTTATACATATAAATCCTGACATCAGGGATTCTAATAATTTGATTAGTGCGTCCATCGTTTTTGTTCTTGTTCACGTCAGTGAACCGGCCAGATACAGAGCTCCCAAAGAGGGATCCTAAACCTCtccatttttcattaatatGGTGAACATGCTTATTACAATGGGTTACCTTTTCCTTTTATAGAGGTGTCTAACCCCTAAAGAATTCTAAACATAAATATCTAGCCTCATTCAGAAATGGCCATACATACAAAAAGGGCGTGAAAAATACATAAATCACCAAAAGGGGGTGAGGTCACCACGACTCGTCATCCCACTGTCTTCATGTGCTTGCCCATAAGTCTTGGCTTTCGCTGGTCCGCTTAGGTGAATCCAGGCCCATGTCCTCCAACGCATCCACCACTGAAGCCCAAATCGGGTGGCTATTAAACTGGGTTGCCCCATTCCAGTCCAGTActcattttcttcctcctccaatTCCTTTTTCTGTATAAGAATTTCACAATGGGTGGTAGTCGGGGAAGACACAATACAGGTTCCCAATACTTGATGGGATTGCAATTTTCTGCCCTGTTAATTGTCAAATATTCATTTTTCCTGTAATCCCCTCTACCCCCAAGTGTTTTGCTATTCACATTTGGTTCTATTGGTTTCTCACAAGGTCTAGCTCCCACTGCACGCAAATCAAGGACATACTTACTTTAAGAAAGAAAATGCCCTGAATGACCCAATTATAACATAGTGTTCCTACCTACCAGGTGTGTTGGTTAATTGGATCTGAGTCATCAAACGACCCAATTATAAGATGTCAAATGCCatgtttttataattttcatgtAGTTCAGGTCTTTCTTAGTGGTTTCTTATTCTCTCAAAAGTGTTCCTACTTCCTAGGTCTTCTTCTATATTAGGCCGGATTCTGTcatatttttgtgttttttagaAGGTTCTAGTCCTATTTTTTGTCTAATACATAATTCCTTGTCTTAATCATATTTTCACTCATCCAAGACTAATAAAACCTTCCAGCCTGTTTAACCCATGACCTACATGGTTAACGGTTTAGAAATAGGCATTGTGTAGGCTCTTTTAACAGAAATCTGCAACCATGTTTTTTTTGCGGATTGGTCGTTGTTAAGATGTGCATCCGTACAGACAGCATGCCTAGACTGCTTTAAAAAAGGACTGATCTCTTTAATTGCGGAATTAGACCTGCTTTTAATGTCCGCTACGGCTGGCTAGCAAAAACCTATTGAACTAAATCACTCCAATGGCCAAGAATTCTGAAATAGGGTCTAAAACGCTAAATAACTAATTACAAAATAGAAAAAAGTACAAAATGATAATTAGTTGGTAGGCTCAGGTTGGCATTTTGGTCGCCCATTTATAACATCAGCTGGCTCAGTCTGGCTTGTTTATTACCAAACCTGTTGTGTACCAAGCTGGCCTTTAGGCTACAAGCTATTGACCCACTCCTTATTTATCTTCTACTTTCCCAGTTTCCCTATCTCTCTCTCCCACCCTTTTACTTTTAAATACTTTCCTGCTTTATAATTTAACCATGCTGGAAGTTATTTTGTCATATTATCTTAACTCGACATCTCTTCTGTCagttgtcaatttttttttaatgtccttATCATATTTTTCTAGTTTTATAACTGTTGCATCTTCTTCCCCTAATATCCTTTTGTTTCAGGAAGCGGACACTGAAAAGATCCTTTATGGAGTGGATGACATAGTGGGACAAAGTGATATTATCATTGTATGCGTTCTGCTGTCTCTATAAATTATGCAAAAATTTAAGTTTTGCTTCATGCTCAGTATATTGAATTTGATTCTACACTGTAGGTTGAAGGAGAAATGGACAAGCTGGCAATGGAAGAAGCTGGCTTCCGCAATTGTGTCAGTGTTCCTGATGGTGCCCCCCCAGCAGTCTCCTCAAAGGAGTTGCCACCAACGGAGAAGGTCCTTTTTTTCTGCTTAACGTGCTGGATCTGTAATATGTCAACATACACACACATACATGTCGATTACATTTTAATTTCTTATGTTTCACATATCCATGATCATGTTTGACTGTGGTCCCTAATGTAGTGTGTTGCAATCTGATGCTCTTGTCATAATTCTATTTCTGTAAAGCTAGGACAGAAAGTATCAGTATCTGTGGAACTGCAAAAATGAGCTAAAGCAGGTCTGTAATTGCTATTATTTCTCTTTTCAGATGTACTTTAAAAAACAACTTTGATCAACTTCCCTCATTTTTTGACATTTATATCAATAGGCATCCCGTATCATACTTGCCACTGATGGGGATCAACCTGGTCAAGCCTTGGCTGAGGAGCTCGCACGCCGCATTGGGAAAGAAAAGTTTGTATACTTTGTCTTTGACTTTACagctaatataaaatataattgaTCCATTTTAGTCAATCACGAGTAGCTACACTTTCAACTATTAAATGACATTTTTTTGGGCAGTAGTTTCATTTGTGAGtgtaattttttaagaaaacaaGCGGCTAAGACTTTGTACAGTGAAAC contains:
- the LOC130725640 gene encoding uncharacterized protein LOC130725640, which translates into the protein MKRVKEVFFFFFFLVSLEGLHGRVRLNVYVMGFALVGSVGSVGIVVFSDSRDALSLLEHGCGRFHAYAAVFGLVRELLSKDWVVRFDQILREGITIADFLAKDGARGTCQMRCLDSPPTEAAPLLAAEYRGTLFMRR
- the LOC130722066 gene encoding twinkle homolog protein, chloroplastic/mitochondrial, producing the protein MLLRHPHTLFPLFTSSKLATTMTTQTLFHTIPFSNLRNNLSLLPLRHSRRAFFTVFCSKPVSKHLPSPLRTNGYAGASYSTVPRPARLENPEDSSVHMKFEALKKKLKVVGIETETCLPGQHNHLTCPECLGGNSAEKSLSLYIAPDWDSAVWVCFRGTCGWTGSTQGFAGSSSYPTKKGQVIPVKKKRALKEEDLELEPLCSELVAYFSERLITKETLQRNDVKQRKYGDQIVIAFPYHRNGTLVSCKYRDINKIFWQEADTEKILYGVDDIVGQSDIIIVEGEMDKLAMEEAGFRNCVSVPDGAPPAVSSKELPPTEKDRKYQYLWNCKNELKQASRIILATDGDQPGQALAEELARRIGKEKCWRVRWPKKGRDGNCKDANEVLMYLGPEALREVIENAELFPIRGLFNFRDYFDEIDAYYHRTQGYDIGLSTGWNNLNELYNVVPGELTIVTGVPNSGKSEWIDALICNLNKSDGWKFALCSMENKVSQHARKLLEKHWKKPFINSRYGEHAERMSVEEYEQGKLWLSDTFYLIRCEDDALPNVKWVLELAKAAVLRHGVRGLVIDPYNELDHQRPPNQTETEYVSQMLTLIKRFAQHHGCHVWFVAHPRQLHNWVGGPPNLYDISGSAHFINKCDNGIVIHRNRDPEAGALDQVQVCVRKVRNKVAGTIGEAFLAYNRVTGEYTAVDNKR